The segment TAATTTTTTATTAAAAAACAATTATAAACTTGAACAAATTGATAACTTTTTCTTTGCACAAGGACCTGGTAGTTTTACTGGAATAAGAGTTGGTTTAACAGTAGCAAAAGCTTTAAAAGTATCTGGTTATAATAATGTTTATGTTCTTAGCTCATTAGAAATTTTATTTAATCAGTATAATGATTGTAAAGCTATTATTGATGCAAGAGGAAACAAATACTATTATCAAAAAGTAAAAGATGGTGTTTTTAGTACACCAACAATTATCGAAAAAGATAGTATTGATATACAAGATGCTAAGCAATATGAAAATTCTTTTGAAAATATCGCTGAAAATGTTTTGAATTTAGTTAAGGCTAAAAGATATAGCTTAGATATTGATAGTTTATACATAAAGGATGCGTTTTAATTGAAACTACAGAAGGCTACTGAAAATGATATAAATAATATATTAGAATTACATAATAATTTATTTGATTATAAATATAGTTATGATAATTATCATTATGAATTAGATTTAGATATATCTGATTTTATGGTTTTAAAAAACGATGATGAAATAATTGGTTTTTTTATAGTTCATAGTATTTTTGAGCAACTAGAAATTGTAATGATTGCTATATCAAATAATTATCAGTATCAAGGATATGGCCAATTTTTAATGAATTATATTGAATATTTAATGATAAAAAATGGATGCCAAGAAATAATTTTAGAAGTTTCGTGTTTTAATGAAAAAGCAATTAATTTTTATAAAAAAAATAGGTTTGAATTAATTTCTCAAAGAAATGATTATTATTCTAAAAATAATCATGCATTAATTTTTAGAAAGTAGGTATATATGATGAAAGAAGTAATTTTAGCAATTGAAACATCTTGTGATGAAACAGCAATTTCAATAATTAAAGATAATGAAATAGTCGCAAATGTTGTATCATCACAAATAAAAGATCATCAATTTAATGGTGGCGTTGTACCAGAACTTGCATCACGCCTTCATTTGAAAAATATTGATATTGTTTTTTGTGAGGCATTAAATAAGGCAAATCTTACAATAGATGATATTGATTATATTTCGGTTGTTAATGGTCCTGGTTTAATTGGTGCTTTACATGTAGGAGTAGTGTTTGCTAAATCATTATCATTTATAAATAACATTCCACTTTTATTTGTTCATCATATTGCAGGACATATATATGCTAACAATCTAATTGATGAATTAAAGTTTCCATTACTTGCACTAGTTGTTTCTGGTGGTCATACAGAATTAGTTTTGATGAAAGAACACTTATCTTTTGAAGTGTTAGGACAAACTTTGGATGATGCAATAGGAGAGTGTTATGATAAAGTTGCAAGAATTCTTGGTCTAGGATATCCAGGTGGACCAATAATTGATAAACTTGCTAAAGAAGGAAAGGATATTTATGATTTCCCAATTCCTCTAGATGATAAAAGTTATAATTTTTCATACAGTGGTTTAAAATCGGCAGTAATTAACAAAGTTAATCAGTTAAAAATGAAAAATGAAAATTTCAATGTTGAAGATATTGCTTCTTCATTTCAAACAAGTGCAATACAACCTTTACTAAACAAATCATTAAATGCAATTAAAGAGTATAATGTAAAACACTTTGTTTTAGCTGGTGGGGTTGCTGCAAACTCATATTTAAGAGATGAAGTACAAGATATGGTAAATACGAATAAATTAGATATTAAGCTAACATTACCTCCATTATGGTGTTGTACTGATAATGCAGCGATGATTGCATCATTATCATCATTCTATTGTAGTGATGATTATAAATTAGAATATAATTTTGGTGTTGAACCAAACAAAAAAATTAGTAAGTAGAGAAATATGGTATTAATAAACTTATAAATATGGTATAATATTATATTATTGAGAAGGGATAGATATAGTTTATGAAACAAAGCAGAATGTTCATTCCAACAACTAGGAATGTAATAGAAGAAGATGTAACATCAAAGTCATTTATGGTGATGCAAAAAGCAGGTATGATAAAGCAAGTTGCTGCAGGTGTGTTTACATATCTACCACTTGCT is part of the Bacilli bacterium PM5-9 genome and harbors:
- a CDS encoding ribosomal protein S18 acetylase RimI-like enzyme (product_source=COG0456; cath_funfam=3.40.630.30; cog=COG0456; pfam=PF00583; superfamily=55729); its protein translation is MKLQKATENDINNILELHNNLFDYKYSYDNYHYELDLDISDFMVLKNDDEIIGFFIVHSIFEQLEIVMIAISNNYQYQGYGQFLMNYIEYLMIKNGCQEIILEVSCFNEKAINFYKKNRFELISQRNDYYSKNNHALIFRK
- a CDS encoding tRNA threonylcarbamoyladenosine biosynthesis protein TsaB (product_source=KO:K14742; cath_funfam=3.30.420.40; cog=COG1214; ko=KO:K14742; pfam=PF00814; superfamily=53067; tigrfam=TIGR03725), yielding MNLFIDTSNNYIIFSLFSNDSVMDYTCIETNRNQSEIFIDELNNFLLKNNYKLEQIDNFFFAQGPGSFTGIRVGLTVAKALKVSGYNNVYVLSSLEILFNQYNDCKAIIDARGNKYYYQKVKDGVFSTPTIIEKDSIDIQDAKQYENSFENIAENVLNLVKAKRYSLDIDSLYIKDAF
- a CDS encoding N6-L-threonylcarbamoyladenine synthase (product_source=KO:K01409; cath_funfam=3.30.420.40; cog=COG0533; ko=KO:K01409; pfam=PF00814; superfamily=53067; tigrfam=TIGR03723), with the translated sequence MKEVILAIETSCDETAISIIKDNEIVANVVSSQIKDHQFNGGVVPELASRLHLKNIDIVFCEALNKANLTIDDIDYISVVNGPGLIGALHVGVVFAKSLSFINNIPLLFVHHIAGHIYANNLIDELKFPLLALVVSGGHTELVLMKEHLSFEVLGQTLDDAIGECYDKVARILGLGYPGGPIIDKLAKEGKDIYDFPIPLDDKSYNFSYSGLKSAVINKVNQLKMKNENFNVEDIASSFQTSAIQPLLNKSLNAIKEYNVKHFVLAGGVAANSYLRDEVQDMVNTNKLDIKLTLPPLWCCTDNAAMIASLSSFYCSDDYKLEYNFGVEPNKKISK